One segment of Brassica napus cultivar Da-Ae chromosome C3, Da-Ae, whole genome shotgun sequence DNA contains the following:
- the LOC111204576 gene encoding probable serine incorporator, whose product METGTSTSNSGSSSRNDSYEAIKNGSWFNQFRNGCNPWMARYAYGLIFLIANLLAWAARDYGQRALTEVTKFKNCKGGENCLGTEGVLRVSLGCFLFYFVMFLSTLGTSKTHSSRDKWHSGWWSAKLIMWPALTIIPFLLPSTIIRLYGEIAHFGAGVFLLIQLISVISFITWLNECYQSKKDAERCHVHVMLLATTSYTVCIVGLILMYIWYAPDSSCLLNIFFITWTLFLLQLMTSIALHPKVNAGYLTPALMGLYIVFICWCAIRSEPVGESCNRKSAESNRTDWLTIISFVVALLAMVIATFSTGIDSQCFQFKKDANSQGEVEEKEDDVPYGYGFFHFVFATGAMYFAMLLIGWNTHHPMKKWTIDVGWTSTWVRIVNEWLAVCVYIWMLVAPIILKSRRQRTTET is encoded by the exons ATGGAGACTGGTACAAGCACTAGCAACAGCGGAAGCAGCAGTAGAAACGATAGCTATGAAGCAATCAAGAATGGATCATGGTTTAATCAGTTTCGAAATGGCTGCAATCCCTGGATGGCTAGATATGCATACGGTCTGATATTCCTAATCGCTAATCTACTAGCATGGGCTGCTCGTGATTATGGTCAGCGTGCCTTAACAGAAGTGACAA AATTCAAGAATTGTAAAGGTGGAGAGAACTGTCTGGGGACAGAAGGAGTCTTAAGGGTCAGCTTGGGATGTTTT TTGTTCTATTTCGTTATGTTTCTATCAACACTTGGCACGTCGAAAACGCATTCATCAAGAGATAAATGGCATTCGGGATGGTGGTCTGCTAAGCTTATCATGTGGCCTGCCTTAACCATCATCCCTTTCTTGCTTCCTTCTACCATTATTCGCCTTTACG GAGAGATTGCCCATTTTGGTGCAGG GGTATTTCTGCTCATACAGCTAATTAGTGTGATCAGTTTCATTACATGGCTTAATGAATGCTATCAGTCCAAAAAAGACGCAGAAAGATG CCATGTCCATGTGATGCTACTAGCAACTACTTCATATACAGTGTGTATAGTTGGGTTAATTTTGATGTATATATGGTACGCGCCGGATTCTTCATGCCTTCTCAATATATTCTTCATAACTTGGACGTTGTTCCTCCTCCAACTCATGACAAGCATTGCTCTTCACCCTAAA GTGAATGCTGGATACTTGACTCCGGCTCTTATGGGACTCTATATTGTGTTTATCTGCTGGTGCGCTATTCGAAG TGAACCAGTGGGAGAAAGCTGCAACAGAAAATCAGCAGAGTCAAACAGAACGGACTGGCTTACCATTATT AGCTTCGTGGTTGCGTTACTTGCAATGGTTATTGCGACATTTTCAACGGGAATAGACTCTCAATGTTTCCAATTCAAGAAAGACGCGAACAGCCAAGGAGAAgtagaagagaaggaagatgatGTTCCATATGGATATGGATTCTTTCATTTTGTATTTGCGACAGGAGCAATGTACTTCGCTATGCTACTCATCGGTTGGAACACTCATCACCCCATGAAAAA GTGGACGATTGACGTGGGATGGACGAGTACTTGGGTAAGAATTGTCAACGAGTGGCTTGCAGTTTGCGTATACA TATGGATGCTGGTGGCTCCAATCATACTGAAGAGCAGAAGACAAAGGACAACTGAGACATAA
- the LOC111204579 gene encoding heavy metal-associated isoprenylated plant protein 8-like produces the protein MGKLQKIGRAWDCLFYPTKQCSCFCLNTLENDDEEFEKEPLIDSSSEKSGKVMRLKDVVSADHRQTLAFHLKPKVVELKVSMHCYGCAKKVEKHISKLDGVTWYKVELESKKVVVKGNIMPVDVLESICKVKNAQLWSSS, from the exons ATGGGGAAGCTCcagaagattggtcgagcatGGGATTGTCTGTTTTATCCAACAAAACAGTGTTCATGCTTTTGTCTAAACACCCTTGAAAACGATGACGAAGAGTTTGAGAAGGAGCCACTGATAGATTCATCATCAGAGAAATCGGGGAAGGTCATGAGATTAAAAGATGTTGTATCTGCCGATCATCGTCAGACTCTTGCTTTTCATCTTAAGCCTAAG GTAGTGGAGCTAAAGGTGTCTATGCATTGCTACGGATGTGCAAAGAAAGTCGAGAAGCATATTTCTAAACTAGACG GAGTGACATGGTACAAAGTGGAGCTTGAAAGCAAAAAGGTAGTGGTGAAGGGGAACATAATGCCAGTAGATGTGTTAGAGAGCATTTGTAAGGTCAAGAATGCTCAGCTTTGGTCTTCCTCTTGA
- the LOC111214667 gene encoding putative inactive serine/threonine-protein kinase At5g11400, producing the protein MGNSLKSFKRQPHSVAYKRPISVSGTYMFFRCTLLVLHVNLHEKFEAENDNLKVFSFTELKKATKNFRECRVVDGDDRSSRKFYKGYIDEYVPSRTVTGITVSVLDVGSSFPLQDREISKEQVQSLGQIIHPNVVKFLGYCCEDDKIHFLVFEYFHKGSLDRHIYGKEEEPLPWEIRVKIAIGVARGVEFIHFIKNKPLFRKLRMYNIMHDEQYNAKLFYLESNQEDACRLIGGLEYEPPEYVQCRLDLKSDVFTLGVILLDLVTGSKDTIRKERRKSIATTRPSLLCDNQKIREIIDPRLRNDYPVNDVKEMGILIQRCTKWDKNE; encoded by the exons ATGGGAAACTCTCTAAAGTCTTTCAAACGCCAACCTCATTCAGTGGCCTACAAGCGTCCCATCTCTGTTTCAGGTACATATATGTTTTTCAGATGCACTTTACTTGTCCTTCACGTAAACTTGCATGAAAAGTTTGAGGCAGAAAACGACAATCTGAAAGTCTTCAGCTTCACGGAACTGAAGAAAGCAACTAAGAACTTCAGAGAATGCAGGGTCGTAGATGGTGACGATCGCTCTTCTCGAAAGTTCTACAAGGGCTACATCGATGAGTATGTTCCATCAAGAACTGTAACCGGAATCACTGTTTCTGTCCTGGATGTTGGTAGCTCATTCCCTCTACAAGACCGAGAGATAAGCAAA GAACAAGTGCAATCTCTAGGACAAATTATTCATCCCAATGTGGTCAAATTTTTGGGTTACTGTTGTGAAGATGACAAAATACACTTCTTGGTTTTTGAATACTTCCACAAAGGAAGCTTGGACCGTCACATTTATGGAA aagaagaagaaccactaCCGTGGGAGATACGGGTTAAGATAGCCATTGGAGTAGCTCGAGGTGTTGAATTTATCCACTTTATCAAGAACAAACCGTTATTTCGAAAACTCAGAATGTATAACATTATGCATGATGAG CAATACAATGCAAAATTGTTTTATCTTGAATCAAACCAAGAAGATGCATGTAGACTCATTGGAGGACTTGAATACGAACCTCCTGAATATGTACAAT GTCGTCTGGATTTGAAGTCTGACGTTTTCACGCTTGGTGTGATCTTGCTTGACCTTGTAACTGGTTCTAAAGATACAATACGAAAGGAGAGAAGAAAAAGCATAGCTACCACCAGACCATCTTTATTGTGCGATAATCAGAAGATTAGGGAAATAATCGATCCACGACTTAGGAATGATTATCCAGTGAATGACGTGAAAGAAATGGGCATACTCATCCAAAGATGCACCAAGTGGGACAAGAATGAATGA
- the LOC111203707 gene encoding glutathione S-transferase T3-like yields MASSSSFVNLLASQGSVDFDSAETPLFSTQSLQESSVKERRKWSVKEDLILIGVWLNTSKDSIVGNEQKGAAFWKRIVEYYNSSPLLVGTVPRELGQCKQRWARINDLVCKFAGCYDTALREQRSGQNDNDVMKAALDIFNSDQNMKFNLEHAWKELRHDVKWYSTYLEKDKDKRKTVDTPVAEPEDRPIWVKAAKAAGKKKKIGKDEELTKLEGLMEMKKQISRQSLLERSVEDMCEMKTKDGVSSLFSHGS; encoded by the exons ATGGCAAGCTCCTCTAGTTTTGTTAATCTCTTAGCGAGCCAAGGGTCAGTTGACTTTGACTCTGCAGAGACTCCATTGTTTAGTACCCAATCTTTGCAAGAGTCAAGTGtcaaagagagaagaaagtgGTCTGTGAAGGAGGATTTAATCCTGATAGGTGTTTGGCTCAACACTAGCAAAGATTCAATCGTCGGTAACGAACAAAAAGGTGCTGCCTTCTGGAAGAGGATTGTAGAGTACTACAACTCCAGTCCTCTCCTGGTTGGGACAGTGCCAAGAGAACTAGGGCAATGCAAGCAAAGATGGGCTAGGATCAATGATTTGGTCTGCAAGTTTGCTGGCTGCTACGACACGGCATTGAGGGAGCAGAGAAGCGGTCAAAATGACAACGATGTGATGAAGGCTGCCTTGGATATCTTCAACAGTGACCAGAACATGAAGTTCAACTTGGAACATGCGTGGAAGGAGCTTAGGCATGATGTGAAATGGTACTCCACCTATCTGGAGAAGGACAAGGATAAGCGCAAAACTGTGGATACTCCGGTTGCAGAACCAGAAGATAGACCAATATGGGTTAAGGCTGCGAAGGCTGcgggtaagaagaagaaaattggAAAAGACGAAGAATTAACCAAGCTTGAAGGGCTGATGGAGATGAAAAAGCAAATCTCAAGGCAAAGTTTGCTTGAAA GATCAGTAGAAGACATGTGCGAGATGAAGACAAAAGATGGTGTCTCTTCCTTGTTCAGTCACGGGTCTTAA